The Candidatus Bathyarchaeota archaeon genomic interval TTTTTACGAACCCAAATAATTGGTGGTAATTCTTCTGAGTTCATATCTTTTTTTCCTCTCTTTTCAAATTTAAATTTTTGGATCTCTTAGCATAGACCAATTTAGTATTCCAGTTTTCTCAATTTCGAATTTCTTTAAAATCCTGAATCCAAAACTCTGGTAAAATGGAATATTGCTTTCTTTATTTGTATCTAAGTAACATTTAAGATTATTGTCATCTAAATATTCAAGCATAGGCGTTAGTAGTTTTCGACCAAAACCACGTCTTTGTAATTTTGGATCTACAGCAATAGTCATGAGATACATATGAGGTTCCGTTATGAGTTTTTCATGGATTTCATTGGCGAAAGATGTGATTGATAATCTTTCTAGATACTTTTTGCCCAGCATATAGAAAAAAACCTCATCGCCACATTCTTTAGAGCGTTTAGGAGTGATATATGAAAATTCCGAGGGAACCCATAGCGCTATACCTTCTATATTAAGCGAAGTTGCATATACCTCCCCAAATTGTAAACAATACCAAATATAGGCTTTAAAAATATATGGAAAATACTTTCTCCTCTCAGATTCATCTGGAA includes:
- a CDS encoding GNAT family N-acetyltransferase → MMKNLKDLYHLPQIPLNTGAQIISEAFHDDPLYTYIIPDESERRKYFPYIFKAYIWYCLQFGEVYATSLNIEGIALWVPSEFSYITPKRSKECGDEVFFYMLGKKYLERLSITSFANEIHEKLITEPHMYLMTIAVDPKLQRRGFGRKLLTPMLEYLDDNNLKCYLDTNKESNIPFYQSFGFRILKKFEIEKTGILNWSMLRDPKI